One segment of Setaria viridis chromosome 4, Setaria_viridis_v4.0, whole genome shotgun sequence DNA contains the following:
- the LOC117852680 gene encoding glucan endo-1,3-beta-glucosidase 14 isoform X1 translates to MAPTTLLLLCCCLLAFPLPGSLAVEDFVGGYGINYGRIANNLPSPDKVVELLRKSKIRNVKIYDSDHSVLDAFKGSGLNLVIAIPNGLVKDMAANESKSMDWLNQNVKPYLPETRIIGITVGNEVLGGQDQSLYQPLVDAVKNVYNGLKRLHLEKQIEIFTPHSEAVFATSYPPSACVFKEELMPYMKPLLDLFATTHSSFYVNAYPFLAYTYDPEHIDINYALFKPNNGIVDPNNSLHYDNMFDAQIDAAYAALHAAGYDDMEVRVAETGWASSGDQSEAGASSENARTYNFNLRKRLFLRKGTPLKPNRPVKAYIFALFNENGKPGAGSEKHYGLFLPDGRISYDIGVSGLLPSSASSSMLSKKKIRAGGWILHYLATVLLSIFIFWP, encoded by the exons ATGGCGCCTACGACGTTGCTGCTCCTCTGCTGCTGCCTCCTGGCGTTCCCGCTACCAG GTTCGCTAGCGGTTGAAGATTTTGTCGGGGGTTATGGGATAAACTATGGGAGAATAGCGAACAACCTCCCTTCCCCGGATAAAGTGGTGGAGCTCCTGAGGAAGTCAAAGATAAGAAATGTCAAGATATATGACTCTGATCACAGCGTTCTCGATGCATTCAAAGGGTCCGGGCTCAACCTGGTCATTGCAATCCCCAACGGGCTTGTCAAGGATATGGCTGCAAACGAGAGCAAGTCGATGGACTGGCTAAATCAGAATGTGAAGCCTTATCTCCCTGAGACGCGCATTATTGGGATCACTGTGGGAAACGAGGTTCTGGGAGGCCAAGATCAGAGCTTGTACCAGCCACTTGTTGATGCTGTGAAGAATGTTTATAATGGACTTAAGAGGCTCCACTTGGAGAAACAGATTGAGATTTTCACACCTCATTCTGAAGCTGTTTTTGCTACTTCTTATCCGCCCTCTGCATGTGTCTTCAAGGAAGAACTCATGCCATACATGAAACCTCTCCTGGACTTATTTGCAACGACTCACTCATCTTTCTATGTCAACGCGTACCCCTTTTTGGCTTACACTTATGATCCAGAACATATTGATATCAATTATGCTCTCTTTAAACCCAACAATGGAATTGTTGATCCGAATAACAGCCTGCACTATGACAACATGTTTGATGCTCAGATAGATGCAGCTTATGCTGCTCTACATGCCGCAGGGTATGATGACATGGAGGTTCGGGTGGCAGAGACAGGCTGGGCTTCTAGTGGAGATCAAAGTGAAGCAGGAGCTTCATCTGAGAATGCAAGGACATATAATTTCAATCTCCGTAAGCGGCTCTTCCTGAGGAAGGGAACTCCTCTGAAGCCAAATAGACCAGTGAAAGCTTATATATTTGCCTTGTTTAATGAGAATGGGAAACCTGGAGCTGGCTCCGAGAAGCACTATGGGCTGTTCCTTCCTGATGGAAGGATTTCATATGACATCGGTGTCTCAGGTCTACTACCTTCATCTGCATCCTCATCCATGCTGTCCAAGAAG AAAATTCGAGCTGGGGGTTGGATTTTACACTATTTGGCTACAGTTCTTCtatctattttcattttttggCCATAG
- the LOC117852680 gene encoding glucan endo-1,3-beta-glucosidase 14 isoform X2 produces the protein MAPTTLLLLCCCLLAFPLPGSLAVEDFVGGYGINYGRIANNLPSPDKVVELLRKSKIRNVKIYDSDHSVLDAFKGSGLNLVIAIPNGLVKDMAANESKSMDWLNQNVKPYLPETRIIGITVGNEVLGGQDQSLYQPLVDAVKNVYNGLKRLHLEKQIEIFTPHSEAVFATSYPPSACVFKEELMPYMKPLLDLFATTHSSFYVNAYPFLAYTYDPEHIDINYALFKPNNGIVDPNNSLHYDNMFDAQIDAAYAALHAAGYDDMEVRVAETGWASSGDQSEAGASSENARTYNFNLRKRLFLRKGTPLKPNRPVKAYIFALFNENGKPGAGSEKHYGLFLPDGRISYDIGVSGLLPSSASSSMLSKKVSRASVAAEG, from the exons ATGGCGCCTACGACGTTGCTGCTCCTCTGCTGCTGCCTCCTGGCGTTCCCGCTACCAG GTTCGCTAGCGGTTGAAGATTTTGTCGGGGGTTATGGGATAAACTATGGGAGAATAGCGAACAACCTCCCTTCCCCGGATAAAGTGGTGGAGCTCCTGAGGAAGTCAAAGATAAGAAATGTCAAGATATATGACTCTGATCACAGCGTTCTCGATGCATTCAAAGGGTCCGGGCTCAACCTGGTCATTGCAATCCCCAACGGGCTTGTCAAGGATATGGCTGCAAACGAGAGCAAGTCGATGGACTGGCTAAATCAGAATGTGAAGCCTTATCTCCCTGAGACGCGCATTATTGGGATCACTGTGGGAAACGAGGTTCTGGGAGGCCAAGATCAGAGCTTGTACCAGCCACTTGTTGATGCTGTGAAGAATGTTTATAATGGACTTAAGAGGCTCCACTTGGAGAAACAGATTGAGATTTTCACACCTCATTCTGAAGCTGTTTTTGCTACTTCTTATCCGCCCTCTGCATGTGTCTTCAAGGAAGAACTCATGCCATACATGAAACCTCTCCTGGACTTATTTGCAACGACTCACTCATCTTTCTATGTCAACGCGTACCCCTTTTTGGCTTACACTTATGATCCAGAACATATTGATATCAATTATGCTCTCTTTAAACCCAACAATGGAATTGTTGATCCGAATAACAGCCTGCACTATGACAACATGTTTGATGCTCAGATAGATGCAGCTTATGCTGCTCTACATGCCGCAGGGTATGATGACATGGAGGTTCGGGTGGCAGAGACAGGCTGGGCTTCTAGTGGAGATCAAAGTGAAGCAGGAGCTTCATCTGAGAATGCAAGGACATATAATTTCAATCTCCGTAAGCGGCTCTTCCTGAGGAAGGGAACTCCTCTGAAGCCAAATAGACCAGTGAAAGCTTATATATTTGCCTTGTTTAATGAGAATGGGAAACCTGGAGCTGGCTCCGAGAAGCACTATGGGCTGTTCCTTCCTGATGGAAGGATTTCATATGACATCGGTGTCTCAGGTCTACTACCTTCATCTGCATCCTCATCCATGCTGTCCAAGAAG GTGAGCAGGGCATCAGTTGCTGCTGAGGGATGA